Genomic window (Gelria sp. Kuro-4):
AGCTCCAGGCGCTCCGACCGGAAAGCATGGCGGCGGCTTACGACGCCGGTGGTGCCGAGCCGGCGGCGGTGCTGGAGTGTGTGGCGCGGCGGCGCGGCCTGTACGTAAGCGGCGGCCGCCTGGACCTGGAAAGGGCGGCGATCATTATGCTCGCGGACTTCCAGCAGGGGAAGCTGGGCCGGATAACGCTGGAGGCGCCGGGTGAAGAAGGTGGCCCGGCTTGAGAAAAGAGGCGTCCCTCTGGGTGTGGGAAGAACGCCTTTGGGGGCGGGGCTACCGCTACGTGGCCGGCATAGATGAAGCCGGGCGCGGGCCATTGGCCGGACCGGTGGTGGCGGCGGCGGTGATCCTGCCGGCGGGGGCCGACCTTCCCGGCGTGAACGACTCCAAGCAGCTCACGGCGGCACGGCGCGAGCAACTTTACCGCTTGATCAGCAAGAAAGCCGTGGCCCTGGGCGTGGGCGTGGCTGACGTGTACTACATAGAAAAGCACAACATCCTGGCGGCCGCGAAGCACGCCATGTGCTTGGCCGTGGCCAACCTGGCCGTGCGGCCGGATTACCTTATCCTCGACGCTGTTCGGCTGGAGGCCCTGGAGTTGCCCCAGACGGCGATCGTAAAGGGCGACACCTTGAGCGCCAGCATCGCAGCGGCCTCCATCGTCGCCAAGGTGCGCCGGGATCACATCATGCAGGCGTGGGAGAAGGTTTATCCCGGCTACGGCTTCGCCCAGCACAAGGGCTACGGAACGCCCGCACACCTGGCCGCATTGCAGCGGCTCGGGCCCTGCCCCTTACACCGCACCAGCTTTCGCCCCATCCGCGAGCTACGGGAGGGTTTGCTTGGTGAATAACAAGCTATTGGGAGCGCGGGGCGAGGATATTGCCGCGCGTTACCTGGCAGCGCGCGGGTACCGCATCCGGGAACGCAACTTCCGCTGCCGCCTGGGCGAGATCGACGTGGTGGCCGAGGACGGGGGCGTGCTGGTTTTTGTGGAGGTTAAAGCGCGGCGTAGCGGCCGCTTTGGACTCCCGCAGGAGGCAGTGACCCCTCTGAAGCAGGCCCGGCTGCGGCGCCTCGCCCAGTACTACCTCCTTACGCACGGGGGCCTGGAGCGGCCCTGCCGCTTTGATGTCCTGGCCGTCACCTTCGGCCCCGGCGGGGAAGCAAAAGCCGAGCTCATCCGCGGCGCTTTTTAAGCGGGCAGTAATCATCTTGTCATACGATCTTAACAATGTCCTGTTATCCTATAACCAAGCTATCCTATACCCCCCTTCTTCATATACTCTTTCCGCCCGGCGTTGCCCGGGCCATTTTTTTTTGCCTGGAAGGCCGGGCATGGATATTTTGAGCCCCCGGCCTGTGCTTGCCGTGGTTAAGCCCTAAGCGGGCGCATCTCTAATGCGGAACCTTATCATACTAGCGTTGACGGGCTGATAGCGCTGGCTGCCTGAGGAGGTTTCTACGTGGAACAGTTTGTACCTCAACGGGTGTTCGTTCAGAAAGCCGCCCTCGCCTACGAAAAAGGAGAGCGCCTGGTTAGAAAGCTGAGCTCGCGCGGGATTCCCACCGAAGTCTACGAGCGCAAAGTGCCGGCACTTCGTTACCGGAGCGCCAAAGACAAGTTCCTGGCGCTTAAGAGGACTCTGGTGATTGGGGTCTGGGCACAGCGGGACTTTCAAACGTGCAGGCCGTCAGCTCACTACCAACTCCCCCTGGTGTCGGGTTGCCCGGGCTTGTGTGAGTACTGCTACCTGTCCACCAATCTGGGAGATAGGCCGTATGTCCGGGTGTATGTTAACACTGAGGAAATCTTAGCTCAAGCTCAACGCTACACGGAGGCCAGGCGGCCGGAGACGACGATATTTGAGGGGTCCGCCACTTCCGATCCTGTCGCGGTGGAGGGCTGGACCGGCTCCGTGGCCGAAGCGATCGCTTTTTTCGCTCGACTAGAAAGTGCTGGTTTTCGTTTCGTCACCAAGTTCACCGCGGTTGATGGTTTGCTTGGTTTGGATCACCGGGGCAAGACGGAGATTCGTTTTAGTATCAACTCTGATTACGTGCTTTCCCACTTTGAAAAAGGGGTTCCCGGGCTGGAAAGGCGCATGGAGGCGGCCCGCAAAGTAGCCCGGGCCGGATATCCCCTGGGCCTTCTGATTGCGCCCATCCTGCTCTTTCCCGGCTGGAAAGACAACTACCTCAACCTTCTGCGAACAGCAAGGGAATACCTGGAGGCCGCTCTTGCCGGCCCGCCCACGTTTGAACTGATCACGCACCGCTTCACCTCACGGGCGAAGAGCGTAATTCGACAGGTATATCCGGACACGGAGTTGCCCCTGGAAGAAAGCGAGCGCCAGTTCAAGTACGGGCAGTTCGGTTACGGCAAGTTCGTATATCCTGCAGGCACAATGAGGGAAGTGGAAGAATGGTTTCGAGAGCAAATAAGCTCAACGTTTCCCCAGAGCCGTATACTATACTTCGTGTGATAAGGACGCCGTCAACCGCCCGACCTCTGACGGTCCTCGTCCTGGCTGAGGGCGGTGGGGTCTCTTCTACGTTCTTCCGCCCGCTTCCAAGTACCAGGCACTCTCATTTTGGCTCAAATGTGACCCTTACCACCTTGCCGATGATATGCACGTTCTTCCTATCTTCTCCTTGGAATAGCATGGGTTTTTGAGTCGAGTTCTTTGTTTCCGACTGCAGAATAAGCGTATCACCCTGAAAGTAGATGCGCCTTAAAGTGGCATTCTCTCCGTCCACAATCACCACCACGATTTCACCGTCCTTTATGCAGTCCTGCTTTCTTACCAAGGCCAGGTCGCCAGGGTAAATCCGGGCACCGGTCATACTGTCAGTGCTCACCCGAAGGAAAAAGTATTCCGCTCCGTCAACCTCGGCTGCCGGTACGACTTCGTACTTTTCGACATGTTCGCAGGCGTAAATCGGCATGCCGGCCCGGATAATACCAAGCACAGGAACTCGGACCATCGAACCGACAGGGCGCGTACCAGGCGGCACATAAGTGCCGTGAGGGTCGTTGGTGCGGCAAAGCAAGTAATCGGTTGATACCCCAAAGAAGTCGGCCAGGCGCTGCAACGTTTGGGGATCTGGATTAGTTCGATCCACTTCCCAGTTAGCCAGAGTACCACGGGCGACATTGAGATTATCGGCCAATTCTTCCTGGGTCAACCGTTTTTCCTTCCGCAGCACACGGATCCGCTGCCCCAATGTGCTCATTTGCCACACCTCCATCCCTAGGTTAATGTGCCGGGTGCCGTATTACAACGAAGGTGCTAAATAAAAACAACATACGACAAAAAACATTGACAGTGCGCAAAAAGCACGATATAATTGTGCTAGCGCAGCACAAGTCATCGGGAGTGGACCGCATGCGCTACGAGCTAAGACGGGCCCGAAAGGAAGCCAAGCTGACGCAGAAACAGCTTGCGGAACTGGTAGGCATTGAACGTTCGACATACGCCCATATCGAGTCGGGAAGACCTCCCTCTTTCAAAGTTGCCTTGGCTATCGCAGCTGCTCTCGGCGGGCGGGTGGAGGATCTCTTTTCCCCTTTAGTGTGCTCTGCACCAACAAAGAACCATCGCCAAGGGATGGATGGGGATTGACAGACTGGCGAGGACGGTACGGGCAGCTTATCAACGCCGGGGCGCAGGAATGGAGCACCTGCCTGAAGGCGAGCAGACCAGCGGTCTGCCTCCATCTCCCCGAAAAGCTCTTTGTCAGCCTGAGCTCACCGACATCATTGAGTGTGCTAATGACAAGGTCCGGGTGACTTGCCGCAACGTGAAGAGATGGCGGCATAGGGAACACATCCTCCGCTGGATGGCGGCGGCCTACCTGGAGGCTGAACCGGGCTTTCACCGCATCAAGGGATACCGAGGAGGCGATGCGGAGGAAAACTGTTCACAGAACTATCCAGTCGCCTAAGGACCCTAAAAATCACCAAAACGCCCGTCCCGAAAATCTACGACGAGCGTGACAACGCCAATAATGGAGCGAGGAGGCCGGAACATCTTAAGGCTGACATTATGTACCAAATAAATTGAAGTGGGGGTGTCGTAATTGACGTAGTGTTGGAATTACGAATTAGGGATTTGATTAGAGTTGGCATTTAGTAGAGGCCTGAGGCCAATTTGGCTAGTGTTCGGTTGGTAAGCTTCTGATGGTAAGCTGCTGAAGTAGTAAGTTCGATTTAGTAACGAGGCAACATGTCAGAAAACATGTTCGAGAAAGGTCGGTTGCGGCAAGAAGGCAACATTTAACTAAGCCCCAGGAATAAGTTAACTGGGAAAATAAGCATTAGCGATCAAGTTTTCGGTGACCCAGTTAAGAGATCATCTTCCTTTCCGCGGCTTGTAGAGTCGGTTCTTGCGCAGCAAAGCATGAACCAGCCGCACGAGCTTCCGGGCTGTGAGGACCACGGCCCGGCGGTGGTGGTGTCGCGTGGCTTCCCGGTACTTCTTCTGGTAGTACGCCTGGTACTCAGCATTGTGCACCCGCATGCTGTTGGCACCTTCCACCAGGTAGTACCGGAGATAATGGTTGCCCGTTTTGGTAAGGGGGCGATCTTCACCTTCAAACTCACTCGACTGATTGCGACGCCAGGTCAGCCCGGCGTACTTGGCTAGAGCGGCCTCGGTGGCGAAACGGGAGATGTCGCCAATCTCAGCGATGATCCCGGCGGTAAAGACACGGCCCAGGCCGGGCACCGAAAGAAGCGGATTGCTGACCGCAGTAAGTTCCCGCTCGATTTGCTTGTCCACCGCCTTGATCTGCTTCTCTACGAAACGGATGCGGGCCAGGCTGGAAGGAGCGCTTGGACAACGCTTCGGCTCCGCCTCGCGTTGCCCACATCTCCACAGCCCCGGCGGCGGTGATCTAAACCCTCTTCTTATTGGGGCTTTAGGGAAGGAACGGGAAACAGCTCTTCTGCTCCAAGCTCCTAGTCCGCCGTAAAGCTGTTGGAGGTCGGTCCAAGAACTATATTACGAGGGGGTAAGAACATGTCTAGGAAGAGCTTTGCGGTGTCACTGCTGTTGGCTCTTGTTACAATTGCAGCTGTCGGCTGTAATAGTCGGCAAGGATTCAAGGGGGAAACTGCTCCAGAGAAACAAGAAACAAAGTTTCCGGATAAACCAATCACCCTTATTGTATCGTATGCAGCAGGTGGAGGAACAGATGTAGGAGCCCGCACCTTACAGCCTTATGTAGAAAAAGAACTTGGGCAGCCGTTAGTCGTTGTTAACAAGCCCGGTGGGGGAGGCTGGGTCGGCTGGACAGAACTCGCACATGCGAAGCCAGATGGCTATACTCTCGGCTACATCAACGTTCCTACTATTATTACCGGATACTTGGACCCTAAACTCAACCGAAAGGAGTCATTAGAAAGCTTCGTACCAATTATCAATCATGTAACAGACCCTAGCGCTGTGGCTGTAAAAGCCAATGGCAGGTTTAAAACATTGAAAGAAGTAGTTGATTATGCAAAGATGCACCCGGATGAACTAACAACGACATCTACAGGCGTTGGTAGCGATGACCACCTAGCAGCCGTGGCCTTTGGCAAGGCTATTGGAAGTTCATTTAAGGTTATTCAGAACAATGGCACATCTGAAGGTATTGCCCAAGTTTTAGGCGGCCATGTAGATCTATTGGTAGCAAATCTTGGTGAGATGATTAGTTTGGAAAAAGAAGGGAAGATCAAAATCCTTGGAGTTATGAGCGAGAAAAGGAGTGATCTTGCCTCTCACGTCCCAACTTTCAAAGAACTCGGTTATAACGTCGTGGGAGGGGTAAGCCGGGGTATTGCAGCTCCTGCCGGGCTTGACCTAAAGGTTCGCAATGTATTGGAAAACGCCTTTAAGAAAGCGATAATGAACAGCGAGCATATTGAAAAGATGGCGAAACTGGGGCTGACTGTGGATCCGATGTCTGGCGACCAGTATGTGAAGTACCTGAAAGATCAAGAGAAACTTGTTAAGGAGCTTATGGGCTGGTAATAGCTAGTACCCTGATTCCGCAGGCCCTGGTCAAACCCTGCCAGGGCCTCCCTAACTCGAAGCGGGAGGAGTAATAATGAAAGCCCGGTGGTATGCCCTCGCCTTTATCTTATGCTGCTTTTTTCTTTGGTATCAGTCTCTCCCTTACGTTCCAGAAGCTGCAATTTATCCTAGGACCCTTATGGTTATCATTGTTGCTCTTTCTGTCTTCCTATTCATAAGTGACCTGCGGCGACCCAAAGATGTTTCATGGAAGTGGGTACCCCTTATTACGTTTGCAGTTTGCCTGGGATATTTCTTTTTGCTTTACCTAGTCGGTTTTGGTATTGCAACAGCGATCTTTCTCCCTACGCTAATGTACATTCAGGGCGTCCGTAAGTGGCTCACAATTGCTTTGTGCACCCTAGGGGTTGAGCTATTCATTTATTTTGTGTTTGTGATAGAGTTACATGTTCCATTACCAAAAGGTATTTGGGGGATTTAGAAGGGGGGTACTAAAAGTACTTATGGGTACAGTTTTATTAGAGCTTGTTAAACCGGACACTATGTTTGCTATTCTAGTAGGCACAATTAGTGGACTAGTTATTGGAGCGTTGCCAGGTTTCAGTGCAACCATGGGCATTGCCTTGTTGATCCCCTTGACCTTCGGGATGAGACCTGCCCCGGCACTAATAATGCTGGCAACTATCTATACCGCTGCCACTTATGGTGGTTCTATCTCAGCGATTCTTCTTCACACCCCAGGTACGCCCTCCTCCTGCGCAACTACCTTGGACGGCTACCAGATGACCTTGAAAGGGGAAGCCGGAAAAGCTCTGGGAATGTCCATTACAGCTTCAACCATTGGAGGAGTTTTTGGCGCGGTAGCCCTTCTCCTTATTGCACCGCCTCTGTCACAAATTGCCCTAAAGTTCGGCCCCCCTGAGTATTTCCTCTTGGCTATCTTTGGGCTCTCTACCGTAGGTGGCTTGACCAGTGGGTCTGTCCTAAGAGGGTTGCTTTCAGGACTTGTCGGTCTCATGCTAGGTACGATTGGAGTAGACGTGCTCTCAGGTTTTCCCCGGTTCACCTTTGGCATTATTCCCCTGGAATCAGGTGTTAACTTTGTTCCGGCTATGATTGGACTATTTTCCCTGTCTGAAGTTATGGCTCTTAGCGAAAGCCGTTCGTCTATAGCCAGCCAAAGCGCAGGT
Coding sequences:
- a CDS encoding ribonuclease HII, whose product is MRKEASLWVWEERLWGRGYRYVAGIDEAGRGPLAGPVVAAAVILPAGADLPGVNDSKQLTAARREQLYRLISKKAVALGVGVADVYYIEKHNILAAAKHAMCLAVANLAVRPDYLILDAVRLEALELPQTAIVKGDTLSASIAAASIVAKVRRDHIMQAWEKVYPGYGFAQHKGYGTPAHLAALQRLGPCPLHRTSFRPIRELREGLLGE
- a CDS encoding YraN family protein; its protein translation is MVNNKLLGARGEDIAARYLAARGYRIRERNFRCRLGEIDVVAEDGGVLVFVEVKARRSGRFGLPQEAVTPLKQARLRRLAQYYLLTHGGLERPCRFDVLAVTFGPGGEAKAELIRGAF
- the splB gene encoding spore photoproduct lyase, encoding MEQFVPQRVFVQKAALAYEKGERLVRKLSSRGIPTEVYERKVPALRYRSAKDKFLALKRTLVIGVWAQRDFQTCRPSAHYQLPLVSGCPGLCEYCYLSTNLGDRPYVRVYVNTEEILAQAQRYTEARRPETTIFEGSATSDPVAVEGWTGSVAEAIAFFARLESAGFRFVTKFTAVDGLLGLDHRGKTEIRFSINSDYVLSHFEKGVPGLERRMEAARKVARAGYPLGLLIAPILLFPGWKDNYLNLLRTAREYLEAALAGPPTFELITHRFTSRAKSVIRQVYPDTELPLEESERQFKYGQFGYGKFVYPAGTMREVEEWFREQISSTFPQSRILYFV
- a CDS encoding LexA family transcriptional regulator; translation: MSTLGQRIRVLRKEKRLTQEELADNLNVARGTLANWEVDRTNPDPQTLQRLADFFGVSTDYLLCRTNDPHGTYVPPGTRPVGSMVRVPVLGIIRAGMPIYACEHVEKYEVVPAAEVDGAEYFFLRVSTDSMTGARIYPGDLALVRKQDCIKDGEIVVVIVDGENATLRRIYFQGDTLILQSETKNSTQKPMLFQGEDRKNVHIIGKVVRVTFEPK
- a CDS encoding helix-turn-helix transcriptional regulator; this translates as MRYELRRARKEAKLTQKQLAELVGIERSTYAHIESGRPPSFKVALAIAAALGGRVEDLFSPLVCSAPTKNHRQGMDGD
- a CDS encoding IS110 family transposase → MRRGFRSPPPGLWRCGQREAEPKRCPSAPSSLARIRFVEKQIKAVDKQIERELTAVSNPLLSVPGLGRVFTAGIIAEIGDISRFATEAALAKYAGLTWRRNQSSEFEGEDRPLTKTGNHYLRYYLVEGANSMRVHNAEYQAYYQKKYREATRHHHRRAVVLTARKLVRLVHALLRKNRLYKPRKGR
- a CDS encoding tripartite tricarboxylate transporter substrate binding protein, with product MSRKSFAVSLLLALVTIAAVGCNSRQGFKGETAPEKQETKFPDKPITLIVSYAAGGGTDVGARTLQPYVEKELGQPLVVVNKPGGGGWVGWTELAHAKPDGYTLGYINVPTIITGYLDPKLNRKESLESFVPIINHVTDPSAVAVKANGRFKTLKEVVDYAKMHPDELTTTSTGVGSDDHLAAVAFGKAIGSSFKVIQNNGTSEGIAQVLGGHVDLLVANLGEMISLEKEGKIKILGVMSEKRSDLASHVPTFKELGYNVVGGVSRGIAAPAGLDLKVRNVLENAFKKAIMNSEHIEKMAKLGLTVDPMSGDQYVKYLKDQEKLVKELMGW
- a CDS encoding tripartite tricarboxylate transporter TctB family protein — protein: MKARWYALAFILCCFFLWYQSLPYVPEAAIYPRTLMVIIVALSVFLFISDLRRPKDVSWKWVPLITFAVCLGYFFLLYLVGFGIATAIFLPTLMYIQGVRKWLTIALCTLGVELFIYFVFVIELHVPLPKGIWGI